CCCGCGTGCAAGTGCCAGTGCTTGCTGCCGCCCATCAGGCGCAGGCTGATGCCCTTGAGATCCACGTGGCGCGGGCTCGCGGCGGCAATCAGCAAGGGCTGCTCACCACTGCCGATCGAGACGCTCATGACCGTGGTGGGAAGGTCGTACGGCCGTTCCATGCGGTAGATGTAGTCCGGAAAGTCCGCGACCTTCGTGAACTCCAGGCCGCGGGTGGCCGCCTCGGCTTCCAGCCAGCCGAGCAGCGCGACCCAGTGCGTGTACAGTGCCGAATCTGGTGCATGTGCCATGTGGAACAAGTGTACGGCACGCGTCCGTCAATCCTGAATCAGCAGCCGTCCACCGTGGGCGTCCAGGCTGACCTGACCGCCCAGACTCACGGTGCCGCTGATCGCGTCCCGCCACGTCCCGGCCGGCAGGGTCACGGTGATCTCGTGCGGCCCGGCCCGGCGGCTCGCCACGGCCAGCACCCGCTCGACGCGACCATCCCCATGCGTATATTCGCGCAGGAACGCCACTGCATCCTCCGTGGCAGGCAGGAACGACAGGGCGCCGCGCTGAAGGGCGAGCTGGTCCTTCCGCACCCGGACGCGCGCCTGAACCTGACTGTGGAGTTCGGTGTTCCACTGCGTTTCGTCCCACAGCATCGATTCCCGGCACCACGGCATGTTTCCCGGCCGGGACTGGCTCAGGCCGATTTCCGAGCCGTAGTACATGCACGGCACGCCGGGGTAGGCGATCAGCAGCGTGAACACGGCCAGGTACCGTGCCGGGTCGTTCCCCAGCCTGGAGTGCGCGCGGCCGATGTCGTGCGATTCCAGCAGGTTGAACATGCTCAGCGCCACCTGCGGCGGCAGCGCATGATAGGCGTCCCACAGGATCTCCACGAGTTCCGCGCTGTCCAGCCGGCTGGGCTCCTGGAAGTACGTGCTGCCCGACGCCCACTGCATGACCGGCAGGCCGAAGCCGTGGTAGTTCATGGAGCTGTCCTCGCCCTGGCCGTCAAGGGCGTGTTCCGGGTCGAAGAAGCGCTCACCGAACACGAAGGCGTCCGGGCGTTCCTCGCGGGCCGCGCGTTTCAGGGTGCGGTGCAGGTGCAGGTTGTCGGCATCGGTGCCGCCCGCGCCGATCATGTGCGCCACGTCCAGCCGCCATCCGGCCGCCCCGCACCGGAGCCAGTGCCGCACCACGCTCTCCTCGCCCGCCAGGAATTCATTCACGGCGAACTCGTTGCGGTAGTCGATCTTCGGCAGGGTCGGCACGTCGAAGAACGAGTGGTACGGAGGTTTGCCCGGCTCGTCCCGCCATGTGAACAGCGCCCGCTGAGGCGCGGCCTCGTCGTCCAGGGCGGCGCGGAACAGTGCGTTCTCGTTGCCCATGTGGTTGAACACGCCGTCCAGCACGATCCGGATGCCCGCGCCGTCTGCTGATCGAACCAGCTCGTCCCACGCGGCCTCGCCGCCCAGGTGCGGGTCGATCCGGCGGTAGTCGGTGATGTCGTAGCGGTGGTTGCTCGGCGATTCGAAGACTGGCGTGAGCCATAAGCCCGTCACGCCCAGGTCTCTCAGGTACGGCAGCGCCTGCGTGATCCCGTTCAGGTCGCCGCCGTAATGGGCGTGTACATCGCCCTCACGCGTGACCGGCGACCCCCACGGTACCTGCTCGACAGGGCGGCCAGCGTAGGTGTATTCACCGGTCTGCACGTCGTTCGAGGGGTCGCCGTTGCGGAACCGGTCGGGAAAGATCTGGTAGAACACCCCCTTCCACGCCCATTCCGGCGCGGCGTACCCGGCGAGGTACTGGAACCAGTCGCGGAACCCACGCCGCACGTGGTGCAGCCCCAGGCGCGTGAGGTTCAGGTGGTCGCCGGGCAGGTTGAGCTGCCACGCATAGCGGATCCTCAGGTCGTGCACCGGCAGGTCTGCCTCAAACCAGCGGCCCTCGCCGTGCGCCACGGCGACCTCACGGGCATGGATGGTCTCGATTTCGCCGACGCGCACGAACTTCAGCTCGACCGAGTCGACCGGCAGTGCCGTGCGCAGCCGGAGGCGCACCACGGAACCCAGTGGAGCGCCGAGTGAGGCGGTATAGCCGGGCGTTTCGTCATGCTGGGCCGGGTGAAGTTGGGGAGTGGGGCTCTCGTCCATGGGACTCCTCGAATGGCAAGACAGAAGGGCGGCACGGCCACCTGATCATCAGGAGGTCGTGCCGCAGGCGGCAAACGTTGCCTTTGAGTTGCTTCGCCAATCAGTCTGCGCTGAACCGACTCAGGGGTCAAGATCACGGCTGGCATTGCCGCGCCGGAGGGTGAAGGAGGGCCTCTCGGTAGCTCAGGCCGGAGAGCTGAGCACACCCATCGCGCCCGTCAGCGTGTTACCCAGATGGCTCCGTCCGCGGTCAGTCGTGCGTGCTCTTGGCGGCCGCGTTCTTTCCGACCACGGCGACCGCACTGCCCATGCCCGTCAGCCGGGCTACGAGTCGGGCAACCGTCCGGGTCATGGGCGCTGGTTCGCGTTCACTCTCGGCCTGCTCGACGGCCCGGCGCATGTGTGCCAGGGGATCAGCAATGGGCCGCCCGTGGCCGACGGCCAAAGTGCGGGCGGGCACGTCCAGCAGGGTTCGGGCGCTGCGGGTTGTCTGGAGCAGGTCGGACGTGCCCAGGGTCGGCAGCGGGAAGACCGCATTGAGGACGCTCGCCACATGCAGATCCGGCACGTTCACGAAGGTGTCCCCGGCATACAGCGTGCCGTCGCGTTCGTCGAGGAAGGCGACGTGCCCTGGCGAGTGGCCGGGCGTGTCGATGACGGTCAGCGAGCCCACCCGGTCGCCGCCGCGCAGGGTGCGGGTGGGCGTCGCCTTGCAGCCGCGCGCGGCCAACAGGGGCACGTCGCCTGCGCCCACCAGCAGTTCCAGGTCGGGCTGCGCGGCCAGCAGGGCGTCCACCGCGCCGATATGGTCGTCGTGCGCGTGCGTGAGCGCAATGCGTTTCAGTGGGCGTCCCGTGGAGCGCACCGTGTTCAGGACGCGGCGTTCCAGACCCGGCAGGCCCGCGTCGATCAGCGTGAAGCCATCGGCTTCCGGCACCAGGTAGGTGTTGACCAGGCCGAACTGCGTGAGGCGGATGGGCGGGCGGGTCACCGCGTACCTCCCAGCATCACGCTGGCCACACACAGGGCCAGGAAGGCGAGGGCCGTCAGGGGGGTGGAGACACTGCTCAGGGAAAGGGCTGAACCGGCGAACACGGCCAGTTTGACCAGCGGCCACGCGACTCCGGTCACGGGCACCGCCGCCTGTGGGGAGAGAAACGTCCCCCACACGCCAGCCAAGGCGACGAACGAGCCTGCGGCGCCCAGCCAGCCGCCGCTGCGCCACCCCCAGGTGGTGATGGCCGCGATGGCGACGAGTTCGACGGCGAAGGCCAGGACATCGGATGCGCTGACCATTCTGGCCCCCCGAAGCTGAACAGTGTTCGCTTTCATGATGAACAGTGTATGCAGCGGTGGAACGGCTGTCAAGACGTACACTGTTCACCATGCCCTATCCGACCAAGCTCACTCCTGCCACGATTGAGAACGCGGCGTGGCAGCTGTTCCAGCAGGGCGGCCCCGACGCCCTGAGCATGCGTCCCCTGGCCGACGTTCTGGGCGTGCGACCCGGCAGTCTGTACCGTCATTTCGACAGCCGCGACGCCCTGCTGGGCGCCCTCGCGGC
The Deinococcus sp. KSM4-11 DNA segment above includes these coding regions:
- a CDS encoding NADH-quinone oxidoreductase subunit 15 — protein: MAHAPDSALYTHWVALLGWLEAEAATRGLEFTKVADFPDYIYRMERPYDLPTTVMSVSIGSGEQPLLIAAASPRHVDLKGISLRLMGGSKHWHLHAGEGGLLEGKRPFTQARLAALLDGVLRSVAV
- a CDS encoding alpha-amylase family glycosyl hydrolase — translated: MDESPTPQLHPAQHDETPGYTASLGAPLGSVVRLRLRTALPVDSVELKFVRVGEIETIHAREVAVAHGEGRWFEADLPVHDLRIRYAWQLNLPGDHLNLTRLGLHHVRRGFRDWFQYLAGYAAPEWAWKGVFYQIFPDRFRNGDPSNDVQTGEYTYAGRPVEQVPWGSPVTREGDVHAHYGGDLNGITQALPYLRDLGVTGLWLTPVFESPSNHRYDITDYRRIDPHLGGEAAWDELVRSADGAGIRIVLDGVFNHMGNENALFRAALDDEAAPQRALFTWRDEPGKPPYHSFFDVPTLPKIDYRNEFAVNEFLAGEESVVRHWLRCGAAGWRLDVAHMIGAGGTDADNLHLHRTLKRAAREERPDAFVFGERFFDPEHALDGQGEDSSMNYHGFGLPVMQWASGSTYFQEPSRLDSAELVEILWDAYHALPPQVALSMFNLLESHDIGRAHSRLGNDPARYLAVFTLLIAYPGVPCMYYGSEIGLSQSRPGNMPWCRESMLWDETQWNTELHSQVQARVRVRKDQLALQRGALSFLPATEDAVAFLREYTHGDGRVERVLAVASRRAGPHEITVTLPAGTWRDAISGTVSLGGQVSLDAHGGRLLIQD
- a CDS encoding MBL fold metallo-hydrolase; translated protein: MTRPPIRLTQFGLVNTYLVPEADGFTLIDAGLPGLERRVLNTVRSTGRPLKRIALTHAHDDHIGAVDALLAAQPDLELLVGAGDVPLLAARGCKATPTRTLRGGDRVGSLTVIDTPGHSPGHVAFLDERDGTLYAGDTFVNVPDLHVASVLNAVFPLPTLGTSDLLQTTRSARTLLDVPARTLAVGHGRPIADPLAHMRRAVEQAESEREPAPMTRTVARLVARLTGMGSAVAVVGKNAAAKSTHD
- a CDS encoding YrdB family protein, with translation MKANTVQLRGARMVSASDVLAFAVELVAIAAITTWGWRSGGWLGAAGSFVALAGVWGTFLSPQAAVPVTGVAWPLVKLAVFAGSALSLSSVSTPLTALAFLALCVASVMLGGTR